Below is a genomic region from Candidatus Baltobacteraceae bacterium.
ATCTTGCCGTCGCCGCTGTAGAAGCCCTCCGGGGTGAGAAAGATCGTCGCGCCGTCGCGTACCAGGTCTTCGAAGTGGGCGATGTCGGCATCGAGCTGTTCGCGCGTCGCGCGCAGCACGGCCTGGCGGTACGGTTCGAGCAGATCGATGATCCGCAGGTACGAGCGTGCGAAGACGAAGTTGCGCGGATCGAGCACGTCGCTGATGCGCGCGACGCCGGGCGGCAACTGCGCGAGTGCACGCGGGTTCAGGATTTGTTCGAGCGGAAGGTCGCCGTACAAACCGGTGAGCATAAAGGCGATGCCGGCGTACGGGCGCGCCTGCAGTTCGTTTTCGATCGGCTGCATGCCGATCGATCCGAAGAGCCAGCCGAGGTTGCTGCCGCGCAAGACCCGCAGCCAGGGAACGCGTTCGGCGAAGAAACCCGGCTCCCACATCCGGCGCGAGGACACGGTGAAGATCGGGTCGCGCCACGCGAGCGACTGCAAGGCCAATTCCGCAACGACCACCGGCGACTCGATCTCGTGCTGGTGATTGGCGACGATCAGACTCGGGCCGCGTTCGCGCGGCAGCGTACCCCAGCGTACGATGCGATACGCGATCCGGTGATAGACGTAGACGCATACGACGGCCAGCCAGCGCAGCGGCTGCAGGTACAACGGCGCGACCGCGCGGATTTCGCTGCGACTCCTACGTTTCACTGTGATTGCCGCGTACGGCGAGCACGGATGACGAGCCGACGGCGAACGCGAGCGCGGCGAGCGCAAAGAGCGCACGATAGCCGTTGAAGGAACCGTTGAAATAACGAATCATGGCGCCGCCGACGAGCGGAGCAATGATCGAGGGCACGTGTGTGGCCATGCCCCAAATCCCCAGATCGCGAGCGACGTCGCGCATCGCGGGCATCGAATCGAGCGCGAGCGCCCACCCGTTCGAGAGCACGCCGCCGTATCCGACGCCGAAGAGCAGCGCAAAGAGAAAGATCGACGCGTCGTGCGGCTCGATCGCGTACCCGACGGCAGCGATCGTCATCGGAATGCCGCTGAGCGCGACGATGATCTTGCGATACGGGCGGATACGATCCGAAAGAACGCCGAGCGCGATGCTGGCGAGGGCCGCGCCGGCCAGCGCGGCGATGCCGGTGATGCCGGTTCCGCGCGAGGGGTCGGTCGCGTGCAGCACGTCGCGGAAGAAGTAGAGGACGAACGTTGCGAGCAGCGAGAGCCCGAAGACGATCGACGCGCGTGCGATGAACACGACGATGAAGTCGTGCCAGTCGCGAATGTGCGCCCGGTCGTCGGCGTCTTGCTCGCGCGGCACGAGCCCGCGCAGGCTGATCGCACCGAATGCGACTAGACCGGCGCAAATCAGGAAGGCCAGTTTCGGCGAAGCAAGTCCCCCGAGCGTGAGGCCGAGAACCGTGCCCACCAACGTCGCGGCGCCGCGAATGCCGGAGGCGACGCCCCACTGCGCGCGCGCGACCGCGTCCGGCAGCATGGCTTGATACGCGGTCGTACTGACCGTCTGACCGACCGTGGCAAGGATGATCGTTTCGTAGAACGTGCCGATCGACGATGCGCTCGCTGCGAGAACCAAGCCCGCGACGTTGAGCGCGGCTCCGAGCAGCGCCAAAGCCTGGCGCGGCGTGCCGTCACCGCGCAAGCGGTCCGAGAGCGCGCCGATCGGCCAGGGAAGAAAGACGTTCACCAGCGAGATGAGGCTCGCCAGGATCGCGTACGCCGCGACGTGGTTCGCAGGCGCGAGGCGCAGCATCGCCGCCGGAATCGCGATTGCCAGCAGCGCCGCTTCTTGGAGCGAGAGGGGAAGCCAGTAGACGTTGACCAGAACGAGCGCGCCGACGGGGGCGTCCTTGCCGATCCTCATGTAGCCGGGGCGTTCGATGCGCGTATTCGCCGTACCTTAGCCGCTCGCGCACCTACTCCCAAATCGCGAAGAAGACCACCGGTAGAGACTGAGACATACCGCGTCCTTCTACGCCGTTCTATGATAGGCTCATGCCATGGAAACACAACCGTCAGTTTTCTGGCAGCATGATTACGCGGCGATGCTCGAACGCGCCAGGACCGAGCACAAGTTCATCTTCCTGGATATTTTCAACCCCGGTTGAGGAGGGTGCCAAGCGCTGGATACCGTGACGTATCCGCTCGACCTGGTCAAAGAGACCATTGCCGCACACGCGATCCCGGTGCAGATCGACAACTCGGACGCGAAGAACAATGCCTTTCTCCACACGATTCACCATATCTGGAC
It encodes:
- a CDS encoding MFS transporter; this encodes MRIGKDAPVGALVLVNVYWLPLSLQEAALLAIAIPAAMLRLAPANHVAAYAILASLISLVNVFLPWPIGALSDRLRGDGTPRQALALLGAALNVAGLVLAASASSIGTFYETIILATVGQTVSTTAYQAMLPDAVARAQWGVASGIRGAATLVGTVLGLTLGGLASPKLAFLICAGLVAFGAISLRGLVPREQDADDRAHIRDWHDFIVVFIARASIVFGLSLLATFVLYFFRDVLHATDPSRGTGITGIAALAGAALASIALGVLSDRIRPYRKIIVALSGIPMTIAAVGYAIEPHDASIFLFALLFGVGYGGVLSNGWALALDSMPAMRDVARDLGIWGMATHVPSIIAPLVGGAMIRYFNGSFNGYRALFALAALAFAVGSSSVLAVRGNHSET